GCCCGCATGGGCGGCATGGGCGGCATGGGCGGCCGCTGCGCCACCGGCGCGGTGTACAACTCCCTGACCCCGGAAAAGCAGGCCAAGTACGACGCCATATACAAGGAAGCGGACGCCCGCATCCAGCCGCTGAAGGACAAGGCCTGGGCCAAGCACACCGAACTGAACGCCCTGTCCGGCAACCCCAACACCAAGCCGGAAGCCATTTCCAAGCTGACGGGCGAACTGTCCGACCTGCGCACCCAGATCCGCAAGGAATACACCGCCCTTGACGAACGCCTGGAAAAGGAAGTGGGCGTCAACCCCGGTTATGGCCGCATGGGCCACATGGGCATGGGCGGCGGCATGATGGGTGGCCACGGCATGGGTCATGGTGGCATGGGTGGCGGCATGATGGGCGGCCAGGGCATGGGCCACGGCCCCATGCATGACGGCCAGACGCCCCAGTCCAACCAGTAGTCCGGATACGGATGAAATCTCCGGGGCGCACCTGCCAGCCTTCACAGAGGACTTCCCACCTCCGCGCCCCGCATGACTGAAACAGAGAGCCGCCGACATCACCGGATGTCGGTGGCTCTTTCCGTTTGGCGTGCCGCGCGTTCCCCGTCCCGCCCTGCCGCCATTCCGCCCTGCCGCCATCCCGCCCTGCCGCCATCCCGCCGTGCCCCTGCCGCCCGCCAGGCCCCGGCCCGTCTGGACGCAAGAGCGACCGCTCCACTCCGACCCGGCGCGGGGTTGATTTCTGGCATTCCAGCGCCTACAACCGTTCCGAATATCGAAAAATCATGCCTCACGACGGTACGGGTAGCGGGCCGCCCGCCCCCGCCGCCGCGCGACACAGCAGGAGCCTTTTCACCACACCGCACGACTCGCACCCACACCGCACCCGCCGGGACCACACCCGCGCGACGCCCAGGAGGAACCGCATGGAACAGCATCTTGATGCCCGCATCGTCGAGCGCGGCAAGGAATTCTTCAAGAG
Above is a window of Nitratidesulfovibrio sp. SRB-5 DNA encoding:
- a CDS encoding periplasmic heavy metal sensor, with amino-acid sequence MKTKHLVLGTVALAGLLAITGITDSAFARMGGMGGMGGRCATGAVYNSLTPEKQAKYDAIYKEADARIQPLKDKAWAKHTELNALSGNPNTKPEAISKLTGELSDLRTQIRKEYTALDERLEKEVGVNPGYGRMGHMGMGGGMMGGHGMGHGGMGGGMMGGQGMGHGPMHDGQTPQSNQ